CACCCGGCGGCACCGGCTCCAGCGCCGGCCCCAGCACGTAGAGCCGGGTGTTGCCGATCGGCGGCCCCAGCACCACCGGCGCGGGGGAGGGCTCCACCAGCCCGGCGGACGACCACACGGTGGTCTCGGTGGGGCCGTAGGCGTTCCACAGCAGGGCGTCGTCGGACAGCAGGTCGTCGGCCAGGTCGCGGGGCAGCGCCTCGCCGCCGCAGATCCGGGTCACCACGCCCGCCGGCACGCCGCCCGCCGCGTGCAGCAGCCGCCACGTCGCCGGGGTGGCCTGCACCGCGGTCACCTCGCGCTCGACCAGCAGCGAGCGCAGCGCGGCGCCGTCACCGGCCGTCTCCGCCGGCACCACCAGCACCTCGGCGCCCGCCGTGAGTGGCAGCAGCAGCTCCAGCACGGAGATGTCGAACGACAGCGTCGTCACCGCCGCCAGCCGGTCCTCCGGGCCGAGCCCGAACAGCTGCCGGAACGACACCAGCAGGTTCACCACCGCCCGGTGCGGCACCTCCACGCCCTTCGGCGTGCCGGTGGAGCCGGACGTGTAGATGACGTACGCGAGGTCCTCGCCGCACGCCGGGGACGTGGTGGGCGTCGTCGGGAACGCGTCGGCGTCGGCGAGGCCCACCGCGGTGCCGCCGTACGCCGGGAACGCCCGGTCGGTGACCAGCACGGCCGCGCCGGAGTCGGCGAGCATCAGCGCCAGCCGGTCCGCGGGCCAGCCGGGGTCCAGCGGCACGTACGCCGCCCCCGCCTTCCACACCCCGAGCACGGCCGCCACCAGGTCGGGCGTGCGCGGCAGGCACAGCGCCACCACCGAGCCGGGGCCCGCGCCGTGCGACCGCAGCAGCGCGGCGACCTGCTCGGCGCGCGCGGCGAGCTGCTCGTGGGTCAGCGCGCCGCCCACCCCGGACACGGCGGTGCCGCGCCCGCCGATCAGGTCGAGCGCCGTGGCGGCGGGCGGCAGCGGCAGGTCGGTGGCGTTGTGCCCCTCCAGCACCTGCCAGCGCTGCACGCCGGTCAGCCCGTCCAGCTCGCCGATCCGCTTCTCCGGGTGCTCGGCGGCGGCGGTGAGCAGCGCGATCAGCCGGTCGGTGAACCCGGCGACGGTGTCCGCGTCGAACAGGTCGGTGTTGTACTCCACGACCAGCGCCAGCCGGTCGCCCTGCTGGTCGGCGGCCACCGTCAGGTCGAACTTCGACACCTTCGGGTCGGGCATCAGCGGCGAGACCCGCAGCCCCGTCATCTCCAGCACCAGCGGCGGGGTGTTGGTGAAGATCAGCTGGGCCTGGTGGATCGGCGCGTGGCCGGTGCTCCGCTGCGGGCTGATGTGCTCCACGAGCCGCTCGAACGGCAGGTCGGCGTGCGCGAGGCCGTCCACGGCGGACTCGCGCACGCGGGCCAGCAGCTCGGTGAACGTCGGGTCGCCGCCGACGTGCACGCGCAGCGGCAGCGTGTTGACGAAGAACCCGATCAGGCGCTCCAGGTCGGGGTGGGACCGACCGGCGACCGGCGTGCCGACGACCACGTCGTCCTGCCCCGCCAGGCGGCCGAGCCGGGCCGCGAACGCCGCCAGCAGCACCATGAAGGTCGTCACGCCGTGCGCCCGCGCCACGTCCTCCAGCGGACCGACCGGGACGTGCGCGCAGTGCAGCGCGCCCCGGTAGGTGACCACGGGGGGCCGCGGCCGGTCGGTGGGCAGCGTCAGCAGCTCGGGCGCGCCGTCGAGGTGCCGCGCCCAGTGGTCGAGGTGCTCGGCGACCACGTCGTCGGCCATCCGGTCGCGCTGCCACACCGCGAAGTCGGGGTACTGCAGCCGCAGCGCGGGCAGGTCCGGCTCGCGGCCGGCCAGGACGGCGTCGTAGGCCGTGCCCAGCTCGTCGAGCAGCACCGACAGCGACCACGCGTCCGAGCAGATGTGGTGCAGGTTCAGCACCAGCACGTGGTCGTCGTCGGCGAACCGGCCGAGGCTCGCGGCGAACAGCGGGCCGCGGTGCAGGTCGAACCCGATGCCGCCGCGTTCGTCGGCGAACCGCTGCGCCGCCGCGTCCCGCTCCCCGTCCGACAGGTCGTGGCCCGACAGGTCGTGCACCGTGAGCGCCGCCGTGCCGGTGGGCGCGACCAGCTGCACGGGCTCGCCGCCCGAGTCGGGGAACGTGGTGCGCAGCGCGGCGTGCCGCTCCACCAGCACGTCCAGCGCGCGGTGCAGCGCGGCCCGGTCCAGCGCGCCGCGCAGCCGCAGCGCGATCGGCACGTTGTAGACCGCGCTGCCGGGGGCGAACCGGTCCAGGAACCACAGCCGCTGCTGGCCGAACGACAGCGGGTAGGCGGCGGGTGCGGCGGCGCGTGCGCGCAGCCGTTGTGCCAGCAGCGCGCGCTTGCGCGCCGAGGAGGTCTGCTCGGTCATGTCAGCTCCCCGCCGGGGTCGAGAGGCGGTCGGCGGCGGCCCGCACCTCGTCGCGGAGGTGCGTGGGGACGCGTCCGCCGAACCGCTGGAGGTACGCGGCGACCGTGGTGTCGTCGTCGCGCAGGAAGGGGAAGTCGGTGGGCACCATGTGCCGGATCGCCAGCAGCGGGACGGGGCTGTGCAGCGGCCGGAAGGCCGGGTTCCACAGGCCGGCCTTCTGCGGCGGGCCGGGGTGGAACTCGCCGAGCATCAGCCCCAGCCGGGTGTACTCGGCCTTCAGCAGCTCCTGCGTCCGGTCCACCACCCCGAACTCCGCGAGGTCCGGGAACAGCACCAGGATCGTCTTGAACTGCGCGCCGGGACCGGTGCGCGGCTCCAGCCCGGCGAACCAGTCGCGGTAGTGCAGCAGCAGCGCGGCCAGCTCGTCGGGGTCGCTCGGCGTGCCGGCGCGCACCGACAGGTAGAACAGCCCGCGCTGCAACGAGGTGTCGGTGAACGGGCACACCGCGCCGCGCCTGCCCAGGTCGGGGTGCGGGCCGCCCAGGTACTCGCCGGCCCACGCGAAGACGGCGCGCAGCTGCGGCTCGTGCGCCGCCACCTCCTCGGGCAGCCGGGGACCGGCGAAGTCGGCCGGTTCGACCAGGGGGTGGGCCTGGCCGGTCGGGTGGACCAGCATCACGTCACCTTCCTTCCGCCCGGGGATCGGGTGCCTCGGGAGCGGACGACGAGCCCGGCGAGGGTGGCGCCGGCGAGCGTTGCGGTGGCGGCGAGGGCCGTGTCCAGCAGGCGGTCCTGCCGCCGGGCACGGGCGAGGGCGTCGCCGTAGGGGACGGTGGTGTGCGCGATCAGCGTGTAGAGCGGCACCCACTTGCGGGGGAACAGCCGGTGCAGCGCGAGGTCCACCTTCTTGCGGACGAGGAACAGCGGTGAGCGCAGCTTGTCCCGCAGCTCCACGAAGTTGCGCTCGGACAGCTCGGCCAGCACGTCGGTGTGCGGCTTCCGGGCGGCCTCGAACGCGGCCAGCGCGCGCGGCAGGTCGTGCGGGTGGGCGGCCAGGCAGCGGTCGAGGGTCGAGCAGTCCTCGAACGCGGCGTTCATGCCCTGCCCGAAGAACGGGTACACCGCGTGCGCGGCGTCGCCGATCAGCACGATCCCGCGACCCTCGTCCGTGGTGGAGTGCCACGGCGAGGTGCGCACGGTGACCAGGCTCGCG
This region of Saccharothrix longispora genomic DNA includes:
- a CDS encoding non-ribosomal peptide synthetase, coding for MTEQTSSARKRALLAQRLRARAAAPAAYPLSFGQQRLWFLDRFAPGSAVYNVPIALRLRGALDRAALHRALDVLVERHAALRTTFPDSGGEPVQLVAPTGTAALTVHDLSGHDLSDGERDAAAQRFADERGGIGFDLHRGPLFAASLGRFADDDHVLVLNLHHICSDAWSLSVLLDELGTAYDAVLAGREPDLPALRLQYPDFAVWQRDRMADDVVAEHLDHWARHLDGAPELLTLPTDRPRPPVVTYRGALHCAHVPVGPLEDVARAHGVTTFMVLLAAFAARLGRLAGQDDVVVGTPVAGRSHPDLERLIGFFVNTLPLRVHVGGDPTFTELLARVRESAVDGLAHADLPFERLVEHISPQRSTGHAPIHQAQLIFTNTPPLVLEMTGLRVSPLMPDPKVSKFDLTVAADQQGDRLALVVEYNTDLFDADTVAGFTDRLIALLTAAAEHPEKRIGELDGLTGVQRWQVLEGHNATDLPLPPAATALDLIGGRGTAVSGVGGALTHEQLAARAEQVAALLRSHGAGPGSVVALCLPRTPDLVAAVLGVWKAGAAYVPLDPGWPADRLALMLADSGAAVLVTDRAFPAYGGTAVGLADADAFPTTPTTSPACGEDLAYVIYTSGSTGTPKGVEVPHRAVVNLLVSFRQLFGLGPEDRLAAVTTLSFDISVLELLLPLTAGAEVLVVPAETAGDGAALRSLLVEREVTAVQATPATWRLLHAAGGVPAGVVTRICGGEALPRDLADDLLSDDALLWNAYGPTETTVWSSAGLVEPSPAPVVLGPPIGNTRLYVLGPALEPVPPGVVGELHIGGSGVARGYRARPALTASRFVPDPFSPEPGRRLYATGDLVRHREDGTLEFLGRTDHQVKVRGFRIELGEVEAALVACDGVREAVVLPVDERLVAYLVVDDPAVEGTVEGTPVDGTWARVRARLAERLPDYMLPATAVLLDAFPLTPNGKTDRKALPPPVWGAGGERVAPRDAVERVLADVWAEVLGVPEVGVHDDFFALGGHSLLAAKVLARVRGAFSVSVPIGRMFTAPTVAGLAAALVSLEDEPGRVAAVAELRVQLAGMSAEEVEAMLGEVAR
- a CDS encoding DUF6875 domain-containing protein — translated: MLVHPTGQAHPLVEPADFAGPRLPEEVAAHEPQLRAVFAWAGEYLGGPHPDLGRRGAVCPFTDTSLQRGLFYLSVRAGTPSDPDELAALLLHYRDWFAGLEPRTGPGAQFKTILVLFPDLAEFGVVDRTQELLKAEYTRLGLMLGEFHPGPPQKAGLWNPAFRPLHSPVPLLAIRHMVPTDFPFLRDDDTTVAAYLQRFGGRVPTHLRDEVRAAADRLSTPAGS